The proteins below are encoded in one region of Roseovarius bejariae:
- a CDS encoding VPLPA-CTERM sorting domain-containing protein, with product MKSINIYMLATATAVCTAVPASAATVVIDDFSTSGAVASNFGGNPATDSQSTAGADIIGGERDLWVSTDGGDSFGSQFEASASDGELNFTNGSGTTGQAIVIYDGNGAGATAQTFSFNSVPGPDAPDFPKAFSASVPVDTAGLGGLDFLQGNTITNRRFEFDVTSFDADGVLQFEAYVWDTTGDLARFSETLINPSSTDELDFSTTLKFDEFTGVIDWTDVGAVAFSVESETAEFDGSIGSISVVPLPASALLLLGGLGGFAAVGRRRRRKA from the coding sequence ATGAAGAGTATAAATATTTATATGTTGGCGACAGCAACAGCGGTTTGTACTGCAGTGCCGGCTTCAGCGGCAACGGTGGTGATTGACGATTTTAGTACATCGGGTGCCGTAGCCTCTAACTTTGGCGGCAATCCAGCTACGGATTCCCAAAGCACTGCTGGAGCGGATATTATCGGTGGCGAGCGGGATCTCTGGGTCTCGACTGATGGTGGCGACAGTTTCGGTTCGCAATTTGAGGCATCGGCTTCGGACGGCGAACTCAATTTCACCAACGGAAGCGGGACGACGGGTCAAGCGATCGTGATTTACGACGGTAACGGTGCTGGGGCGACCGCGCAAACATTCAGCTTTAACAGTGTCCCAGGTCCAGACGCGCCTGATTTCCCAAAAGCGTTTTCTGCGAGTGTCCCAGTCGACACTGCCGGTTTGGGTGGGCTGGATTTCCTACAGGGAAACACGATTACAAATCGCCGATTCGAATTTGATGTCACTAGTTTCGATGCCGACGGGGTGCTCCAGTTTGAGGCGTATGTATGGGACACGACCGGTGACTTGGCTCGTTTTTCTGAAACGTTGATCAATCCTTCATCAACAGATGAGCTTGATTTTTCAACTACTCTGAAGTTCGACGAATTTACCGGGGTCATCGATTGGACTGATGTTGGAGCAGTAGCCTTTTCAGTTGAATCTGAGACAGCGGAATTTGATGGGTCGATTGGGTCAATCTCTGTTGTCCCGCTGCCGGCATCAGCCTTGCTGCTGCTTGGTGGACTAGGCGGTTTCGCCGCAGTTGGAAGACGTCGGCGTCGTAAAGCCTGA
- a CDS encoding aminotransferase class III-fold pyridoxal phosphate-dependent enzyme, with the protein MNGLNPTRASLLETFGLDLELSHGTGCQLIDDGGRRYLDFLSQYGALPFGHNPSEIWYALHKQQSLFRPAMVQPLRALEAERLADRLASIAPHDLGVVTLANSGAEAVEAAIKLARARTGRDHILSTRNGFHGKTMGALSATGKPMYQKDFGGPARGFDYIDFGDLEALEAELSANHERIAAFIVEPIQGEGGVVCPTERGYLDAVIALCRKYGVLSIIDEIQTGLGRTGRLFACEDCNEAPDMLLLGKALGGGLMPISAVIVRPEVWDDRFGFLHSSTFANNNLACAAANATLDLLLTDDRAMIKAVAQNGQYFQDQLEDLEQRFPEVLSGVRGRGYMRGVEFQKPFERGDSASMAFCGLNGGFIGLLSSYLLNVEGVLTAPVFNDATVMRLQPPLIAGRAEIDQCVNALEATCDVLDRGDYRTLMRHLVTPKRHAKLAETEPYVPQQGPARTVPKPTPGRFCFLIHYTQEEDLLRSDPSFADFTPEERANWMEWVKKVGPGFAWPVSGGTSHTGAKADGMIMSVPLLPKDMIGKGRKDARNMIKASADMAAEFGANRFGLGAFTSIVTNGGAAVSGRGVPITSGNTLTTVSGVTALERAAQRVGIDPASAHVVVVGATGAIGRLASLMLARRAGQLTLVGNAGNRQAQQFLDRVTDEVVHTLSKESPTLRAGGLSAAVKTLLPQQGTELTRGVAEDFTRACVENGRPVPISATTDLNSALETADLVLVATSSEVTVLDPTDLRPGTIVCDVARPPNVAQADLSEKGVLVFDGGLVSPPFPVNLGPFQNLPDDLCWGCLGETMLLALEGETDDYSLGRDLSLADADRISEMARRHGFEPAEPQWYGQSLEDADFARVAEALMQRQISEGSTKSIATLQPAE; encoded by the coding sequence ATGAATGGACTGAACCCAACGCGTGCGAGCCTCCTCGAAACCTTCGGGCTGGATCTTGAACTCTCCCATGGCACGGGCTGCCAACTGATCGATGATGGTGGGCGCAGATATTTGGATTTTCTGTCTCAGTATGGCGCTTTGCCTTTTGGCCATAATCCGTCGGAAATCTGGTACGCACTGCACAAACAACAGAGCCTTTTTAGGCCCGCTATGGTGCAGCCGCTGCGCGCGCTTGAAGCTGAACGTTTGGCTGACCGGCTTGCCAGCATTGCTCCGCATGATCTGGGCGTGGTGACCTTGGCGAACTCGGGCGCTGAGGCGGTCGAGGCCGCGATCAAGCTTGCAAGGGCGCGAACTGGCCGCGACCACATTCTGTCGACCCGTAATGGGTTTCATGGCAAGACCATGGGGGCGCTGTCGGCCACCGGCAAGCCTATGTATCAAAAAGATTTTGGCGGACCTGCGCGCGGCTTCGACTATATTGATTTTGGTGATCTCGAGGCGCTGGAAGCAGAGCTATCAGCCAATCACGAACGCATCGCAGCCTTCATCGTTGAGCCTATTCAGGGCGAAGGGGGTGTGGTCTGCCCTACAGAACGCGGATATCTTGATGCGGTTATCGCGCTTTGCCGCAAGTATGGCGTGCTAAGTATTATCGATGAGATTCAGACCGGACTGGGTCGTACTGGCCGCCTGTTTGCTTGCGAAGACTGCAACGAGGCGCCTGATATGCTGCTCCTCGGCAAGGCATTAGGCGGTGGTCTAATGCCGATTTCTGCCGTCATCGTCCGGCCCGAGGTCTGGGATGATCGTTTTGGTTTCCTGCACAGCTCGACCTTCGCCAACAACAACTTGGCCTGTGCCGCGGCGAATGCCACACTAGACTTACTCTTAACAGATGACCGAGCCATGATTAAAGCGGTGGCGCAGAATGGCCAATATTTCCAGGACCAGCTAGAGGATCTTGAGCAACGCTTTCCTGAGGTGTTGAGCGGAGTTCGCGGGCGCGGTTACATGCGAGGGGTTGAATTCCAAAAACCGTTCGAACGGGGCGATTCTGCGTCCATGGCCTTTTGCGGGCTGAATGGCGGTTTCATTGGGCTCTTGAGCTCATACCTGCTCAATGTCGAGGGAGTCTTGACGGCTCCTGTCTTCAACGACGCCACAGTGATGCGCTTACAGCCTCCTTTGATCGCTGGTCGGGCCGAGATCGATCAATGTGTCAACGCGCTTGAGGCCACCTGTGACGTGCTCGACCGCGGAGATTATCGCACGCTTATGAGGCATCTAGTGACGCCGAAGCGTCATGCGAAACTGGCTGAAACAGAGCCATACGTGCCTCAGCAGGGTCCAGCCCGAACTGTTCCTAAGCCGACGCCTGGACGCTTCTGCTTCCTAATCCATTACACTCAGGAAGAAGACCTTTTGCGCTCCGATCCTTCTTTTGCCGATTTCACACCTGAGGAACGCGCCAACTGGATGGAGTGGGTCAAGAAGGTTGGTCCAGGTTTCGCATGGCCGGTTTCGGGCGGCACCTCCCACACCGGGGCCAAGGCCGATGGTATGATCATGTCCGTTCCACTCCTCCCCAAAGACATGATTGGTAAGGGCCGCAAAGACGCACGAAACATGATAAAGGCGTCCGCCGATATGGCGGCCGAGTTCGGAGCGAACCGGTTTGGCTTAGGGGCCTTTACCTCAATCGTGACCAATGGCGGTGCCGCAGTCTCAGGGCGCGGAGTGCCGATTACCAGCGGTAATACACTTACCACAGTGTCTGGCGTGACAGCTCTTGAAAGAGCAGCCCAGCGTGTCGGGATTGATCCGGCCAGTGCACATGTGGTTGTGGTAGGAGCAACCGGTGCCATCGGTCGGTTGGCTAGCTTGATGCTCGCCCGTCGGGCAGGCCAACTGACTTTGGTAGGTAACGCCGGTAACAGGCAAGCGCAGCAGTTCTTGGACCGGGTCACTGATGAGGTGGTGCACACATTGTCCAAAGAATCCCCGACACTAAGAGCAGGCGGATTGAGTGCTGCTGTGAAGACCCTGCTTCCTCAGCAAGGCACAGAATTGACCAGGGGGGTGGCAGAAGACTTCACCCGAGCCTGCGTAGAAAATGGCCGACCAGTCCCGATCAGCGCGACGACAGACCTGAACAGCGCGCTAGAGACGGCGGATCTGGTCCTTGTGGCTACTAGCTCTGAGGTGACAGTTCTGGATCCGACAGACCTTCGGCCGGGTACGATCGTATGTGACGTAGCGCGGCCCCCCAATGTGGCCCAAGCTGATCTTTCGGAAAAAGGCGTACTCGTCTTTGACGGTGGTCTAGTCAGCCCCCCATTTCCCGTGAACCTCGGGCCTTTCCAGAATCTGCCCGATGATCTGTGCTGGGGCTGCCTCGGTGAAACCATGCTCCTGGCGCTTGAGGGAGAGACAGACGATTACAGCCTCGGACGGGATCTGAGCCTAGCGGACGCAGATCGTATATCCGAAATGGCTCGCCGGCATGGCTTCGAGCCCGCCGAGCCTCAGTGGTATGGTCAATCTTTGGAGGATGCCGATTTTGCACGGGTGGCTGAGGCTCTGATGCAGCGGCAGATATCCGAGGGTTCTACAAAGTCGATCGCGACATTGCAGCCGGCAGAATGA
- the dgcA gene encoding N-acetyl-D-Glu racemase DgcA, with translation MDITVTRDVFRLAQVFTISRGSRTLAEVLTVRVSEGGVTGWGECVPYARYDETLESVTAEIEGLPEVFDRAALQGLLPAGAARNAVDCALWDLEAKQAGKRVWELAGLPAPGPEVTAYTLSLDEPEAMRAQAAEHVHRPLLKIKLGTPDDMPRLEAVRAGAPEARIIVDANEGWSAEVYADLAPHLVRLGVSLVEQPLPAGEDEALIGMERPVPVCADESCHDRESLPGLKGKYDVVNIKLDKTGGLTEALALREVALAEGYKVMVGCMVGSSLAMAPATLVAQGALVTDLDGPLLLAEDRDNALIFDEAGVHPPKAALWG, from the coding sequence ATGGATATTACAGTGACGCGCGATGTTTTCCGGCTGGCGCAGGTTTTTACCATCAGCCGGGGCTCGCGCACGCTGGCCGAGGTTTTGACCGTTCGGGTGAGCGAGGGCGGCGTGACCGGCTGGGGCGAATGTGTGCCCTATGCGCGGTATGACGAAACCTTGGAGTCGGTGACGGCAGAGATCGAAGGGTTGCCTGAGGTCTTTGACCGGGCGGCGTTGCAGGGTTTGTTGCCTGCCGGGGCCGCGCGCAATGCGGTGGATTGCGCCCTGTGGGATCTGGAGGCCAAGCAAGCGGGCAAACGTGTTTGGGAGTTGGCCGGGTTGCCCGCGCCGGGGCCGGAGGTGACGGCCTATACCCTGTCGCTGGATGAGCCCGAGGCGATGCGCGCGCAGGCGGCGGAGCATGTGCACCGACCGCTTTTGAAGATCAAGCTGGGCACGCCGGATGACATGCCACGTCTGGAGGCGGTGCGCGCCGGTGCGCCCGAGGCACGGATCATCGTGGATGCAAACGAGGGCTGGTCGGCGGAGGTTTACGCCGATCTGGCGCCGCATCTGGTGCGCCTCGGCGTGAGTCTTGTGGAGCAACCTTTGCCCGCGGGGGAGGACGAGGCCCTGATCGGGATGGAGCGGCCCGTGCCGGTCTGTGCCGATGAGTCCTGTCATGATCGGGAAAGCCTGCCGGGGCTGAAGGGCAAGTATGACGTGGTGAACATCAAGCTGGACAAGACCGGGGGCCTGACCGAGGCCTTGGCCCTGCGCGAAGTGGCTTTGGCCGAAGGGTACAAGGTGATGGTCGGCTGCATGGTCGGCAGCTCGCTTGCCATGGCGCCTGCGACATTGGTGGCGCAAGGCGCCTTGGTAACAGACCTTGACGGCCCGCTTCTTCTGGCAGAAGACCGGGACAACGCTTTGATATTCGATGAGGCCGGGGTGCATCCGCCCAAAGCGGCGCTCTGGGGCTGA
- a CDS encoding D-amino-acid transaminase has protein sequence MTRTVYVNGEYLPEGEATVSIFDRGFLMADGVYEVTSVLGGKLIDFAGHAKRLERSLNELDMTYPPEFDDLLEIHRELVTRNGIEDGLIYLQVTRGSDGDRDFAFPDAETTRPTVVLFTQSKPGLANSPQADKGLKIISIDDVRWGRRDIKTVQLLYPSMGKMMAKAAGCDDAWMIEDGFVTEGTSNNAYIVKGGKIITRQLSNDILHGITRAAVLRFAREAQMEVEERSFTIDEAKEADEAFVTSASAFVMPVVEIDGDSLGGGTPGPVAKRLREIYLDESLKAAI, from the coding sequence ATGACCCGAACCGTTTACGTGAATGGTGAGTACCTGCCGGAGGGCGAGGCCACGGTTTCGATTTTCGACCGTGGGTTCCTGATGGCCGATGGGGTGTACGAGGTGACCAGCGTGCTGGGTGGCAAGCTGATTGATTTCGCGGGTCATGCGAAGCGATTGGAACGCTCGCTGAACGAGCTGGACATGACGTATCCGCCCGAGTTCGACGATCTGCTGGAGATTCATCGCGAGTTGGTGACGCGGAACGGGATCGAGGACGGGTTGATCTATCTTCAGGTCACGCGCGGCAGCGATGGCGACCGCGATTTCGCCTTTCCCGACGCCGAGACCACCCGGCCCACCGTGGTTCTTTTCACCCAGTCCAAGCCCGGCCTTGCCAACAGCCCGCAGGCGGACAAGGGGTTGAAGATCATCAGTATCGACGACGTGCGCTGGGGCCGTCGGGATATCAAGACGGTGCAACTTCTTTACCCCTCGATGGGCAAGATGATGGCCAAGGCCGCCGGGTGCGACGATGCCTGGATGATCGAGGATGGCTTTGTCACCGAGGGGACCAGCAACAACGCCTATATCGTGAAGGGTGGCAAGATCATCACCCGGCAGCTTTCCAACGACATCCTGCACGGGATCACCCGTGCCGCCGTGCTGCGCTTTGCGCGGGAGGCGCAGATGGAGGTCGAGGAACGCTCGTTCACCATCGACGAGGCGAAAGAGGCGGACGAGGCTTTTGTCACCTCGGCCAGTGCCTTTGTCATGCCGGTGGTGGAAATCGACGGTGACAGCCTTGGGGGTGGCACACCGGGGCCGGTGGCCAAGCGGCTGCGTGAGATTTACCTTGATGAGAGCCTGAAAGCCGCGATCTGA
- a CDS encoding DUF1244 domain-containing protein — MDDQTRIELEAAAFRALREHLMEKRTDVQNIDLMNLGGFCRNCLSRWYQEAANARGIEMSKDEAREIFYGMPYDEWKAKYQTEASTDQQDAFKKSFAENVGEGG; from the coding sequence ATGGACGACCAGACCCGTATCGAATTGGAAGCCGCTGCCTTCCGCGCCTTGCGCGAGCATCTGATGGAAAAGCGGACCGATGTGCAGAACATTGACCTGATGAACCTTGGCGGGTTTTGCCGCAATTGCCTGAGCCGCTGGTATCAGGAGGCCGCGAACGCGCGCGGCATCGAGATGTCCAAGGATGAGGCGCGCGAGATTTTCTATGGCATGCCTTATGACGAGTGGAAGGCCAAGTATCAGACCGAGGCCAGCACCGATCAGCAGGACGCCTTCAAGAAATCCTTTGCCGAGAACGTGGGCGAGGGCGGTTGA
- the msrB gene encoding peptide-methionine (R)-S-oxide reductase MsrB, with the protein MAKYEKNPDAIAALEPEEFWVTQENGTERPGTGKYLENKEPGIYVDVVSGEPLFASADKYESGCGWPSFTKPIEPAHVNELTDTSHGMVRTEVRSTHGDSHLGHVFPDGPQDRGGLRYCINSAALRFIHRDEMEAEGYGDYLDQVEDVR; encoded by the coding sequence ATGGCGAAATACGAGAAGAACCCGGATGCTATCGCGGCGCTGGAGCCTGAAGAGTTTTGGGTGACTCAGGAAAACGGAACCGAGCGCCCCGGCACCGGCAAGTACCTTGAGAACAAGGAGCCGGGGATTTACGTGGATGTTGTCTCGGGTGAGCCTTTGTTTGCCTCGGCGGACAAGTACGAATCGGGCTGTGGCTGGCCGAGTTTCACCAAGCCGATCGAGCCCGCGCATGTGAATGAGCTGACCGATACCAGCCACGGCATGGTGCGAACCGAGGTCCGCAGCACCCATGGCGACAGTCACCTTGGCCATGTCTTTCCCGACGGGCCGCAAGATCGCGGCGGGCTACGCTATTGCATCAACTCCGCCGCCCTGCGGTTCATCCATCGCGACGAGATGGAGGCCGAAGGGTATGGCGATTACCTGGATCAAGTGGAGGACGTGAGATGA
- the msrA gene encoding peptide-methionine (S)-S-oxide reductase MsrA, with product MSERAVLAGGCFWGMQDLIRGMDGVISTRVGYTGGDVPNATYRNHGTHAEGIEVMFDPERISYRKLLEFFFQIHDPTTLNRQGNDVGLSYRSAIYYCNDEQKAVAQDTIADVEASGIWPGKVVTEVEPVGDFWEAEPEHQDYLERFPNGYTCHFPRADWVLPKRDAAE from the coding sequence ATGAGCGAACGTGCAGTTCTGGCCGGTGGGTGTTTCTGGGGAATGCAGGATTTGATCCGGGGTATGGATGGGGTGATCTCGACCCGGGTGGGATACACCGGGGGCGATGTGCCCAATGCAACCTATCGTAACCACGGCACCCACGCCGAGGGGATCGAGGTGATGTTCGATCCTGAACGGATCAGTTACCGGAAGTTGTTGGAGTTCTTTTTCCAGATCCATGACCCCACCACGCTGAACCGGCAGGGCAATGATGTGGGGCTGAGCTATCGTTCGGCCATCTATTATTGCAATGACGAGCAGAAGGCCGTGGCGCAGGATACCATTGCCGATGTGGAGGCCAGCGGTATCTGGCCCGGCAAGGTGGTGACCGAGGTGGAGCCGGTGGGTGATTTCTGGGAGGCCGAGCCGGAGCATCAGGATTATCTTGAGCGCTTCCCGAATGGGTACACATGCCATTTCCCGCGCGCTGATTGGGTATTGCCCAAGCGGGATGCGGCGGAATAG
- a CDS encoding DMT family transporter: MSPFKGIALKLCSVMLFVVMSALIKAASDTVPPGEAVFFRSFFAIPVILTWLALRGDLRTGLKVKSPMGHFWRGVVGTTAMGLMFAGLGLLPLPEVTALGYTAPLLTVVFAAMFLDERVGLFRIGAVALGMIGVLIVLSPRLSTLSGPTVETAQAVGAVLVLLGAVCAALAQIYIRKLVASEETSAIVFYFSMTSTLLSLLTIPFGWAIPGGTETIYLILAGLLGGTAQIFLTSAYRFADASVVAPFDYASMLFALGIGYVFFDEVPTGPMLIGAGLVILAGIIIILRERHLGLKRGKARALRTPQG; the protein is encoded by the coding sequence ATGAGTCCTTTCAAGGGTATTGCCCTGAAACTCTGTTCCGTGATGTTGTTCGTGGTGATGTCGGCCTTGATCAAGGCGGCGTCCGATACTGTTCCGCCCGGTGAAGCGGTTTTTTTTCGCTCGTTCTTTGCCATTCCGGTGATCCTGACATGGCTGGCCCTGCGCGGTGATCTGCGCACCGGACTGAAGGTGAAATCGCCCATGGGGCATTTCTGGCGCGGGGTGGTGGGCACCACGGCGATGGGGCTTATGTTTGCCGGGCTGGGCCTGTTGCCCCTGCCCGAGGTCACGGCGCTGGGCTATACCGCGCCGCTGTTGACGGTGGTCTTCGCCGCGATGTTTCTGGACGAACGGGTGGGCCTGTTCCGCATCGGGGCGGTGGCGCTGGGCATGATCGGGGTCTTGATCGTGCTGTCGCCGCGCCTGAGCACCCTGTCGGGGCCGACCGTGGAAACAGCGCAGGCTGTGGGGGCGGTTCTGGTGTTGTTGGGGGCGGTATGTGCAGCGCTGGCCCAGATTTATATCCGCAAGCTGGTGGCGAGCGAGGAAACAAGCGCGATCGTGTTCTACTTCTCGATGACCTCGACGTTGTTGTCGCTGCTGACCATTCCCTTTGGATGGGCAATTCCGGGTGGAACAGAGACGATTTACCTGATCCTTGCGGGGCTTTTGGGTGGCACGGCGCAGATTTTCCTGACTTCGGCCTACCGCTTTGCCGATGCCAGTGTGGTGGCCCCCTTCGATTATGCCTCGATGCTGTTTGCCTTGGGGATCGGCTATGTCTTTTTCGACGAAGTGCCGACCGGGCCTATGCTGATCGGCGCGGGTCTGGTGATCCTTGCCGGGATCATCATCATCCTGCGTGAACGGCACCTGGGGTTGAAGCGTGGCAAGGCGCGGGCGTTGCGCACGCCGCAGGGTTAG
- a CDS encoding NAD(P)/FAD-dependent oxidoreductase has protein sequence MKQVFPPYTYGAGPRAACYWADTVSDPALSTASGPLSCDVAVIGAGFTGLSAALHLAEGGADVVVLDAQSPGWGASGRNGGFCCLGGFGAPDGVIARLHGEAARVEARQTEMAAVETVDSLITRLGLDVDRHSNGETIMGFTPKSLTEFEKEAERVHSDLGITPDIHQNAQLAGLGMSGPFHCGMSIPVGFGLNPAKYALGLARAATDAGARIFSHSPVRRIDHGQGFTLHSDSAQITAKRLIVATNGYSSDDLPEWMRARYLPAQSNVLVTRTLSEEEIAAQGWSTEQMAYDERFFLHYFRLMPNRRFLFGMRGGLFSSPKWDARMHRTIRQHFERMFPAWAHIDTPYSWNGLLSVSRDMTPYCGPIPEMPSAFTALSYQGNGVAMGSHAGTLLADLAQDKTPTPMYPEIMRKPPRRFPLGRLRRAWLWPPYAAAHLTGQ, from the coding sequence ATGAAACAGGTCTTTCCACCGTATACCTATGGCGCAGGCCCGCGCGCAGCCTGCTATTGGGCCGATACAGTCTCTGATCCGGCCTTGTCTACGGCCTCCGGTCCCCTGTCCTGCGATGTGGCGGTGATCGGGGCGGGCTTCACCGGCCTGTCCGCCGCCCTGCATCTGGCCGAGGGCGGTGCCGATGTGGTGGTGCTTGACGCGCAAAGCCCCGGGTGGGGCGCCTCGGGCCGCAACGGCGGCTTTTGCTGTCTGGGTGGGTTCGGGGCCCCCGACGGCGTCATCGCCCGCCTGCACGGCGAAGCCGCCCGCGTCGAGGCCCGCCAGACCGAGATGGCCGCGGTCGAAACCGTCGACTCCCTGATCACCCGCCTGGGTCTTGACGTTGACCGCCATTCCAACGGCGAAACCATCATGGGCTTTACACCCAAATCCCTTACCGAATTCGAAAAAGAGGCCGAGCGCGTTCACTCCGACCTCGGCATCACCCCCGACATCCACCAGAACGCCCAACTGGCCGGGCTTGGCATGTCAGGGCCTTTCCATTGCGGTATGTCGATCCCGGTGGGTTTTGGCCTCAACCCGGCAAAATACGCCCTTGGCCTCGCCCGTGCCGCAACCGATGCGGGCGCCCGTATCTTTTCCCACAGTCCGGTGCGCCGCATCGACCACGGACAGGGCTTCACCCTGCACAGCGACAGTGCACAGATCACCGCCAAGCGCCTGATCGTGGCGACCAACGGCTATTCCTCGGATGACCTGCCCGAATGGATGCGCGCCCGCTACCTGCCCGCACAATCCAACGTGCTGGTCACCCGCACGCTATCGGAGGAAGAAATCGCCGCCCAAGGCTGGTCCACCGAGCAGATGGCCTATGACGAGCGGTTCTTCCTGCATTACTTCCGCCTGATGCCGAACCGCCGGTTCCTGTTCGGGATGCGCGGCGGCTTGTTCAGTTCGCCCAAATGGGACGCGCGGATGCACCGCACCATCCGCCAGCATTTCGAACGGATGTTCCCCGCCTGGGCGCATATCGACACGCCCTACAGTTGGAATGGCTTGCTGAGCGTTTCACGCGATATGACCCCCTATTGCGGCCCGATCCCCGAGATGCCCAGCGCCTTCACCGCGCTTAGCTATCAGGGCAACGGCGTTGCCATGGGCAGCCACGCAGGGACACTCCTTGCCGATCTGGCGCAAGACAAGACGCCGACACCCATGTACCCCGAAATCATGCGCAAACCGCCCCGGCGCTTCCCCTTGGGCCGCCTGCGGCGCGCGTGGCTCTGGCCGCCCTATGCGGCGGCGCATTTGACGGGGCAATAG
- a CDS encoding ABC transporter permease, translating to MRRFTWFNATSLTLGFAFLYLPMVILIVYSFNDSKLVTVWAGFSTKWYGTLLQNEAFLDAAWVTLQVAVISSTIATVLGTMAAYVLVRAGRFAGRTLFSGMIYAPLVMPEVITGLSLLLLFIGIGLDRGVLTIILAHTTFSMCYVSVVVSSRLVSFDRSLEEAALDLGCTAMEAFRLVTLPIIAPAVISGWLLAFTLSLDDLVIASFTAGPSATTLPIKIWSSIRLGVSPEINALSTLLIAIVAVGVITASLITKRAALRQEAEERAAERA from the coding sequence ATGAGACGTTTCACATGGTTCAATGCCACGTCCCTCACGCTTGGCTTTGCCTTTCTTTACCTGCCGATGGTGATCCTCATCGTCTACAGCTTCAACGACTCCAAGCTCGTCACCGTCTGGGCGGGGTTCTCGACCAAGTGGTACGGCACCCTGCTGCAGAACGAGGCGTTTCTGGATGCCGCATGGGTCACGCTTCAGGTGGCGGTCATCAGCTCCACCATTGCCACGGTGCTTGGCACCATGGCCGCCTATGTGCTGGTCCGGGCGGGGCGTTTCGCGGGCCGCACCCTGTTTTCCGGCATGATCTATGCACCGCTTGTCATGCCCGAGGTGATCACCGGCCTGTCGCTGCTGCTCTTGTTCATCGGGATCGGGCTGGATCGCGGGGTGCTGACCATCATCCTTGCCCATACGACATTCTCGATGTGCTATGTCTCGGTAGTGGTCTCCTCGCGCCTCGTCAGTTTCGACCGCTCCCTCGAAGAGGCCGCGCTTGATCTGGGCTGCACCGCGATGGAGGCCTTCCGTCTTGTCACCCTGCCGATCATCGCGCCTGCCGTGATCTCGGGCTGGTTGCTGGCCTTTACCCTCTCGCTTGACGATCTGGTGATCGCGTCGTTCACCGCCGGCCCCTCGGCCACCACCCTGCCGATCAAGATCTGGTCGTCGATCCGCCTTGGCGTCAGCCCGGAAATCAACGCGCTCTCGACCTTGCTGATCGCGATTGTCGCCGTCGGGGTGATCACCGCCTCGCTGATCACCAAGCGCGCGGCCCTGAGGCAAGAGGCGGAAGAACGCGCCGCCGAGCGCGCATGA
- a CDS encoding ABC transporter permease subunit has protein sequence MRRVALIAVPYLWLLALFLVPFIIVLKISLSDYALSIPPYSPTLDLTTGWEGIKSFFGSLDFENFTFLTTDDLYWKAYLSSVKIAVIATFCTLLVGYPIAYGMANAPDHWRPTLMMLVILPFWTSFLIRVYSWMGILSTEGYLNQLLIGMGLISEPLMILNTNTAVYIGIVYTYLPFMILPIYSTLERMDASLLEAAEDLGCSRMQAFWLVTFPLSRNGIIAGCFLVFIPTIGEFVIPALLGGSDTLMIGKVLWEEFFNNRDWPVASAVAVILLLILIVPIILFQRNEQKQREAEE, from the coding sequence ATGCGGCGCGTGGCCCTTATCGCTGTCCCCTACCTGTGGCTTCTGGCGCTGTTCCTGGTGCCTTTCATCATCGTGCTGAAAATCTCGCTCAGCGACTATGCCCTGTCGATCCCGCCCTATAGCCCGACTTTGGACCTCACCACCGGGTGGGAGGGGATAAAATCTTTCTTCGGCAGTCTGGATTTCGAGAATTTCACCTTCCTGACCACCGATGACCTGTATTGGAAGGCCTACCTGTCATCGGTGAAAATTGCCGTGATCGCCACCTTCTGCACGCTTCTGGTGGGCTACCCCATTGCCTATGGCATGGCCAACGCGCCCGACCACTGGCGGCCCACCCTGATGATGCTGGTGATCCTGCCGTTCTGGACCAGTTTCCTGATCCGGGTCTATTCGTGGATGGGGATTCTCTCGACCGAAGGCTACCTGAACCAGTTGCTTATCGGCATGGGCCTGATTTCCGAACCGCTGATGATCCTCAACACCAATACGGCGGTCTATATCGGCATCGTATATACCTACCTTCCCTTCATGATCCTGCCCATCTATTCCACGCTTGAACGGATGGATGCCTCGCTTCTGGAAGCCGCCGAGGATCTGGGCTGTTCCCGGATGCAGGCGTTTTGGCTGGTAACCTTTCCGCTGTCCCGCAATGGGATCATCGCGGGGTGTTTCCTTGTCTTCATCCCGACCATCGGTGAATTCGTCATTCCCGCGCTTCTGGGCGGGTCCGACACCCTGATGATCGGCAAGGTCCTGTGGGAGGAATTCTTCAATAACCGCGATTGGCCGGTGGCCTCGGCCGTGGCGGTGATCCTGCTGCTGATCCTGATCGTGCCGATCATCCTGTTCCAGCGCAACGAACAGAAACAGCGGGAGGCCGAGGAATGA